In Nasonia vitripennis strain AsymCx chromosome 2, Nvit_psr_1.1, whole genome shotgun sequence, a genomic segment contains:
- the LOC100114862 gene encoding CD109 antigen isoform X1, which produces MQTHIARQNSVAKMDWSPWPLLLLFCGLTSGQSRYYSIVAPRVVRPNSEYHVAVSIVGVSEPTTTFVELSGQLDSGESFAVSENIIVEPYATRVLSLEIGDTGPGRYRLLARGISGYEFVNSTELDYAHKSYSVFVQTDRSVYKPGSKIQFRCIVLDSRLRPTANRQLEIYITDGQGNRIKQWERPRLHQGIFNGELELSQSPVLGDWEIVAEIGGQTFKKAIQVAEYVLPKFEVTIDSPPHATFKEGKITVLVHAKYTYGKPVKGEATITAFPDIYSGVLQPIYSPPIRKTVNIDGKTTVDFDIANDLKVKDDDYKRPVVIEVAVEEAVTGRRQNNSMQITLHKHKYTMELLRTAEYYKPGLKYTAFLKVTYHDGSPVVDNTNPVHISYGYTYNSEDLHNITRMLDKNGMVELDFYPPLSMPDKIFRPLRIEAQYLNLHEWFPSTNPATSRSESYIQAMLRTDKPKVNEYVEIEVNSTHPLKYLSYQILGRGDVLNAASIQISDRYTATFKFLATYVMAPIAHVVVYYVREDSELVADSLDVELEGTLQNFVDIKPVSDEVGPGDNIDLTITAKPNSYVGLLGVDQRSLLLKSGNDITYDQVRKELMSYDVNDAAFYDQEDYEHSWIRPGSANADEVFRKTGTVVLTNGYVHKNPQLTYPEEEGDRLKNPAQGISISTLRPDIGPPVKHRFATRPAWAGRYAFSYVPLLPWRPRVFLMHDISDTWLFSNMSSGYEGKTVIRRTVPDTITSWVLTGFSVDPAFGLGLIEAPRKLRVFKPFFLSMNLPYSVIRGEIVAIPIVVFNYMSKDLNVEVVLENNGDFEFAEVSNEVHDNTKRLELYRTKKIFVKANSAESVAFMIVPTKLNHITIKAKATSVMAGDSVEYPLLVKAEGETQYRNKVVFVDLRDTDSMKTNVTVDIPKHFVSDSEYVEVSAVGDILGPSIPNLSKLIKMPFGCGEQNMLNFVPNIVILDYLKNTNQLSPAIESKSIRYLETGYQQELTYRHTDGSFSAFGKTDPSGSTWLTAFVAKSFKQAEKYITVEEKIIADALKWLAEKQAPNGSFPEVGTVSHRDMQGGAAKGLALTAYVLSAFLEVENIEGRYRNVIYKGVDYVVRNMQGIDDNYALSICTYVLSLARNAYEDEAFRLLDSKATTKDEQKWWSKPIPEDDKKNPWFSLSRTVDVEMTSYALLAYLRRNQLSDAAAIMKWLVKQRNAEGGFASTQDTVVGLYALAKLGEKLRTNVYDVQVRITTDVGESKEININSRNFMIVQKHLLLSRTRAINITATGTGFALVQVASRYNLNVTGAFPLFTLDPQVDKISTNDHLQLSICSGFIPTKEANESNMAVMEVSFPSGFTVDQDALPSLELSQNVKRVETKNGDTMVVLYFDKMVHDKSYCPTVSAYRTHKVAKQKPVPVSIYDYYDSSRRARVFYEPKMTTLCDICEDEQCGDVCSIKAGKREDGTLPSVSSSSTTLGNFALILACAYYIALNSRR; this is translated from the exons ATACAGTTCCGTTGCATCGTCCTCGACTCCAGGCTCAGACCCACTGCCAACCGGCAGCTCGAGATCTACATTACG GACGGCCAAGGCAACAGAATAAAACAATGGGAGCGGCCGCGGTTGCATCAGGGCATATTCAACGGCGAGCTGGAGCTGTCCCAGTCACCGGTTTTGGGCGACTGGGAGATCGTCGCCGAGATCGGCGGCCAGACCTTCAAGAAGGCTATCCAAGTGGCCGAATACGTTCTGCCCAAGTTCGAGGTGACCATCGACTCGCCCCCGCACGCGACCTTCAAGGAAGGAAAGATCACCGTGCTCGTGCACGCCAA ATACACTTACGGAAAGCCGGTAAAGGGCGAAGCCACGATCACCGCTTTCCCCGACATTTACTCGGGAGTACTGCAGCCGATCTACTCGCCGCCCATAAGGAAGACCGTAAACATCGACGGCAAAACCACCGTGGACTTCGACATCGCCAACGATCTCAA GGTAAAGGATGACGACTACAAGCGGCCGGTAGTGATCGAGGTCGCCGTGGAGGAAGCCGTCACGGGAAGAAGACAGAATAACTCCATGCAAATAACCCTTCATAAGCACAAGTACACGATGGAGCTACTGAGAACCGCCGAGTATTATAAGCCCGGACTCAAGTACACCGCCTTT TTGAAAGTGACTTATCACGATGGCTCGCCTGTGGTCGATAACACGAACCCTGTGCATATATCCTACGGTTACACCTACAACTCCGAAGATTTGCACAACATTACTAGGATGCTGGACAAGAATGGCATGGTCGAACTGGACTTTTACCCGCCGCTGTCAATGCCGGACAAGATTTTCCGACCTCTCAGGATAGAG GCGCAATACCTGAACCTTCACGAATGGTTCCCATCGACCAACCCGGCCACGTCTCGAAGCGAGTCGTACATCCAAGCGATGCTTCGTACGGACAAGCCCAAGGTTAACGAGTACGTCGAAATCGAAGTGAATTCAACACACCCACTGAAGTATCTCAGTTACCAAATTCTTGGACGTGGCGATGTGCTCAACGCCGCCTCGATACAAATCTCCGATCGTTACACTGCGACGTTTAAATTTCTGGCTACGTACGTCATGGCTCCGATCGCTCACGTGGTAGTCTACTACGTAAGGGAAGACAGCGAATTGGTCGCAGACTCCTTGGACGTGGAACTGGAGGGAACCTTGCAAAACTTT GTTGACATTAAGCCGGTATCGGATGAAGTCGGACCTGGAGACAACATCGACTTGACGATAACCGCCAAGCCGAACTCGTACGTCGGTCTTCTAGGTGTCGATCAGAGGTCCCTTCTGCTGAAATCCGGCAACGACATCACCTACGATCAAGTGCGCAAAGAGCTGATGTCGTACGACGTGAATGACGCGGCTTTCTACGACCAAGAAGATTACGAGCATTCATGGATCAGACCTGGCTCAGCGAATGCTGATGAAGTTTTCCGC AAAACTGGTACCGTCGTCCTGACCAACGGCTACGTCCACAAGAATCCTCAACTGA CATATCCGGAGGAGGAAGGCGATAGGTTAAAGAATCCGGCTCAGGGGATCTCGATCTCGACACTCAGGCCGGACATCGGTCCGCCCGTGAAGCACAGATTTGCAACGAGGCCTGCTTGGGCAGGTCGCTACGCCTTCTCTTACGTGCCGCTCCTCCCCTGGAGGCCCCGTGTTTTCCTTATGCATGACATCTCAGACACTTGGCTTTTTTCAAACATGTCTTCAGG GTACGAGGGAAAAACTGTGATCCGAAGAACGGTACCGGATACCATTACGTCTTGGGTTCTGACTGGTTTTTCAGTCGATCCTGCTTTTGGACTGGGTCTGATCGAAGCTCCCAGAAAG CTGAGAGTATTCAAGCCTTTCTTCCTGTCAATGAATCTGCCTTATTCCGTGATCCGAGGAGAAATCGTCGCGATTCCAATCGTTGTCTTCAACTACATGAGCAAAGACTTGAACGTCGAAGTCGTGTTGGAAAATAATGGAGACTTTGAGTTCGCGGAAGTATCTAACGAAGTTCACGACAACACCAAAC GTTTGGAGCTGTACAGaacgaaaaaaatattcgttaAAGCCAACTCAGCAGAAAGTGTTGCCTTCATGATTGTTCCCACGAAATTGAATCATATTACGATTAAGGCTAAAGCAACAAGCGTAATGGCCGGTGATAGCGttgaatatcctcttcttGTCAAG GCTGAAGGAGAGACTCAGTACAGGAATAAAGTAGTTTTCGTTGATCTGAGGGATACAGATTCAATGAAGACAAACGTTACCGTGGATATCCCGAAACACTTTGTTTCGGATTCGGAATATGTCGAGGTGTCGGCCGTAG GTGACATCTTGGGACCAAGCATACCCAACCTCTCGAAACTGATAAAAATGCCATTCGGATGCGGTGAACAAAACATGCTTAACTTTGTGCCAAATATTGTGATTTTAGATTACTTAAAG AACACAAATCAATTATCCCCAGCAATAGAGAGTAAATCTATCCGTTATCTCGAGACTGGATACCAACAAGAATTGACGTACAGGCATACAGATGGATCCTTCAGTGCTTTTGGAAAAACCGATCCAAGTGGTAGCACATG GCTCACAGCGTTCGTCGCAAAAtctttcaagcaagccgagaAGTACATCACGGTGGAGGAAAAAATTATTGCGGACGCACTGAAATGGCTTGCCGAAAAACAAGCGCCTAACGGAAGTTTTCCGGAAGTTGGAACCGTCAGTCATCGTGATATGCAAGGCGGAGCGGCCAAGGGTCTCGCTCTAACGGCTTACGTACTCAGCGCGTTTCTAGAAGTCGAG AACATCGAGGGTCGGTACCGTAACGTGATTTACAAGGGAGTGGACTACGTGGTGCGTAACATGCAGGGCATCGACGATAACTACGCTCTGAGCATCTGCACGTACGTTctgagcttagcgcggaatgcCTACGAGGACGAGGCTTTCAGACTACTGGATTCCAAAGCCACGACCAAGGACGAGCAGAAGTGGTGGAGCAAGCCGATACCCGAGGATGACAAGAAGAATCCCTGGTTCTCGCTCTCGAGGACGGTCGACGTCGAGATGACTTCCTACGCGCTGTTGGCATATCTCAGAAGGAATCAATTGTCTGATGCTGCGGCTATCATGAAGTGGCTTGTTAAGCAGAGGAACGCTGAGGGCGGATTTGCCTCTACGCAG GATACTGTTGTTGGATTGTATGCTCTGGCGAAATTGGGCGAAAAATTAAGAACGAATGTGTATGACGTACAAGTGAGGATAACGACTGACGTCGGAGAATCCAAGGAAATTAACATTAACTCTAGAAACTTCATGATTGTGCAAAAACACTTG CTTCTCAGTAGAACACGCGCGATCAACATTACTGCAACCGGAACTGGCTTCGCTCTTGTGCAAGTCGCGTCTCGCTATAATCTCAATGTAACCGGAGCATTTCCACTTTTCACTTTAGATCCTCAGGTCGACAAGATTTCTACCAATGACCACCTGCAACTTTCGATCTGTTCTGG ATTTATCCCAACAAAAGAAGCTAATGAGAGCAACATGGCTGTTATGGAAGTCAGCTTTCCATCAGGTTTTACCGTTGATCAAGATGCTTTGCCAAGTTTAGAGTTGTCGCAGAATGTCAAGAGAGTAGAAACTAAAAACGGCGACACGATGGTCGTTTTGTACTTTGACAAG ATGGTCCACGATAAGTCATACTGTCCAACCGTTTCCGCTTATAGGACGCACAAAGTAGCCAAGCAGAAGCCAGTTCCTGTATCAATTTACGATTACTACGATTCAT CGAGGCGAGCGCGAGTATTTTACGAACCAAAGATGACGACGCTCTGCGATATTTGCGAGGACGAGCAATGCGGCGACGTTTGCAGCATAAAGGCCGGCAAGCGCGAAGACGGAACCTTGCCATCTGTCTCTTCCAGCTCAACAACTCTCGGGAACTTCGCGCTTATCCTCGCGTGCGCTTATTATATCGCCCTGAACTCTCGCCGTTAG
- the LOC100114862 gene encoding CD109 antigen isoform X6: protein MDWSPWPLLLLFCGLTSGQSRYYSIVAPRVVRPNSEYHVAVSIVGVSEPTTTFVELSGQLDSGESFAVSENIIVEPYATRVLSLEIGDTGPGRYRLLARGISGYEFVNSTELDYAHKSYSVFVQTDRSVYKPGSKIQFRCIVLDSRLRPTANRQLEIYITDGQGNRIKQWERPRLHQGIFNGELELSQSPVLGDWEIVAEIGGQTFKKAIQVAEYVLPKFEVTIDSPPHATFKEGKITVLVHAKYTYGKPVKGEATITAFPDIYSGVLQPIYSPPIRKTVNIDGKTTVDFDIANDLKVKDDDYKRPVVIEVAVEEAVTGRRQNNSMQITLHKHKYTMELLRTAEYYKPGLKYTAFLKVTYHDGSPVVDNTNPVHISYGYTYNSEDLHNITRMLDKNGMVELDFYPPLSMPDKIFRPLRIEAQYLNLHEWFPSTNPATSRSESYIQAMLRTDKPKVNEYVEIEVNSTHPLKYLSYQILGRGDVLNAASIQISDRYTATFKFLATYVMAPIAHVVVYYVREDSELVADSLDVELEGTLQNFVDIKPVSDEVGPGDNIDLTITAKPNSYVGLLGVDQRSLLLKSGNDITYDQVRKELMSYDVNDAAFYDQEDYEHSWIRPGSANADEVFRKTGTVVLTNGYVHKNPQLMMFSAAVSESAATYSPEALKVRKNFPETWIWETVDMRYEGKTVIRRTVPDTITSWVLTGFSVDPAFGLGLIEAPRKLRVFKPFFLSMNLPYSVIRGEIVAIPIVVFNYMSKDLNVEVVLENNGDFEFAEVSNEVHDNTKRLELYRTKKIFVKANSAESVAFMIVPTKLNHITIKAKATSVMAGDSVEYPLLVKAEGETQYRNKVVFVDLRDTDSMKTNVTVDIPKHFVSDSEYVEVSAVGDILGPSIPNLSKLIKMPFGCGEQNMLNFVPNIVILDYLKNTNQLSPAIESKSIRYLETGYQQELTYRHTDGSFSAFGKTDPSGSTWLTAFVAKSFKQAEKYITVEEKIIADALKWLAEKQAPNGSFPEVGTVSHRDMQGGAAKGLALTAYVLSAFLEVENIEGRYRNVIYKGVDYVVRNMQGIDDNYALSICTYVLSLARNAYEDEAFRLLDSKATTKDEQKWWSKPIPEDDKKNPWFSLSRTVDVEMTSYALLAYLRRNQLSDAAAIMKWLVKQRNAEGGFASTQDTVVGLYALAKLGEKLRTNVYDVQVRITTDVGESKEININSRNFMIVQKHLLLSRTRAINITATGTGFALVQVASRYNLNVTGAFPLFTLDPQVDKISTNDHLQLSICSGFIPTKEANESNMAVMEVSFPSGFTVDQDALPSLELSQNVKRVETKNGDTMVVLYFDKMVHDKSYCPTVSAYRTHKVAKQKPVPVSIYDYYDSSRRARVFYEPKMTTLCDICEDEQCGDVCSIKAGKREDGTLPSVSSSSTTLGNFALILACAYYIALNSRR, encoded by the exons ATACAGTTCCGTTGCATCGTCCTCGACTCCAGGCTCAGACCCACTGCCAACCGGCAGCTCGAGATCTACATTACG GACGGCCAAGGCAACAGAATAAAACAATGGGAGCGGCCGCGGTTGCATCAGGGCATATTCAACGGCGAGCTGGAGCTGTCCCAGTCACCGGTTTTGGGCGACTGGGAGATCGTCGCCGAGATCGGCGGCCAGACCTTCAAGAAGGCTATCCAAGTGGCCGAATACGTTCTGCCCAAGTTCGAGGTGACCATCGACTCGCCCCCGCACGCGACCTTCAAGGAAGGAAAGATCACCGTGCTCGTGCACGCCAA ATACACTTACGGAAAGCCGGTAAAGGGCGAAGCCACGATCACCGCTTTCCCCGACATTTACTCGGGAGTACTGCAGCCGATCTACTCGCCGCCCATAAGGAAGACCGTAAACATCGACGGCAAAACCACCGTGGACTTCGACATCGCCAACGATCTCAA GGTAAAGGATGACGACTACAAGCGGCCGGTAGTGATCGAGGTCGCCGTGGAGGAAGCCGTCACGGGAAGAAGACAGAATAACTCCATGCAAATAACCCTTCATAAGCACAAGTACACGATGGAGCTACTGAGAACCGCCGAGTATTATAAGCCCGGACTCAAGTACACCGCCTTT TTGAAAGTGACTTATCACGATGGCTCGCCTGTGGTCGATAACACGAACCCTGTGCATATATCCTACGGTTACACCTACAACTCCGAAGATTTGCACAACATTACTAGGATGCTGGACAAGAATGGCATGGTCGAACTGGACTTTTACCCGCCGCTGTCAATGCCGGACAAGATTTTCCGACCTCTCAGGATAGAG GCGCAATACCTGAACCTTCACGAATGGTTCCCATCGACCAACCCGGCCACGTCTCGAAGCGAGTCGTACATCCAAGCGATGCTTCGTACGGACAAGCCCAAGGTTAACGAGTACGTCGAAATCGAAGTGAATTCAACACACCCACTGAAGTATCTCAGTTACCAAATTCTTGGACGTGGCGATGTGCTCAACGCCGCCTCGATACAAATCTCCGATCGTTACACTGCGACGTTTAAATTTCTGGCTACGTACGTCATGGCTCCGATCGCTCACGTGGTAGTCTACTACGTAAGGGAAGACAGCGAATTGGTCGCAGACTCCTTGGACGTGGAACTGGAGGGAACCTTGCAAAACTTT GTTGACATTAAGCCGGTATCGGATGAAGTCGGACCTGGAGACAACATCGACTTGACGATAACCGCCAAGCCGAACTCGTACGTCGGTCTTCTAGGTGTCGATCAGAGGTCCCTTCTGCTGAAATCCGGCAACGACATCACCTACGATCAAGTGCGCAAAGAGCTGATGTCGTACGACGTGAATGACGCGGCTTTCTACGACCAAGAAGATTACGAGCATTCATGGATCAGACCTGGCTCAGCGAATGCTGATGAAGTTTTCCGC AAAACTGGTACCGTCGTCCTGACCAACGGCTACGTCCACAAGAATCCTCAACTGA TGATGTTTTCCGCCGCCGTAAGTGAGAGTGCGGCCACATACTCCCCCGAAGCCCTGAAAGTTCGCAAGAATTTCCCCGAAACTTGGATCTGGGAGACGGTCGACATGCG GTACGAGGGAAAAACTGTGATCCGAAGAACGGTACCGGATACCATTACGTCTTGGGTTCTGACTGGTTTTTCAGTCGATCCTGCTTTTGGACTGGGTCTGATCGAAGCTCCCAGAAAG CTGAGAGTATTCAAGCCTTTCTTCCTGTCAATGAATCTGCCTTATTCCGTGATCCGAGGAGAAATCGTCGCGATTCCAATCGTTGTCTTCAACTACATGAGCAAAGACTTGAACGTCGAAGTCGTGTTGGAAAATAATGGAGACTTTGAGTTCGCGGAAGTATCTAACGAAGTTCACGACAACACCAAAC GTTTGGAGCTGTACAGaacgaaaaaaatattcgttaAAGCCAACTCAGCAGAAAGTGTTGCCTTCATGATTGTTCCCACGAAATTGAATCATATTACGATTAAGGCTAAAGCAACAAGCGTAATGGCCGGTGATAGCGttgaatatcctcttcttGTCAAG GCTGAAGGAGAGACTCAGTACAGGAATAAAGTAGTTTTCGTTGATCTGAGGGATACAGATTCAATGAAGACAAACGTTACCGTGGATATCCCGAAACACTTTGTTTCGGATTCGGAATATGTCGAGGTGTCGGCCGTAG GTGACATCTTGGGACCAAGCATACCCAACCTCTCGAAACTGATAAAAATGCCATTCGGATGCGGTGAACAAAACATGCTTAACTTTGTGCCAAATATTGTGATTTTAGATTACTTAAAG AACACAAATCAATTATCCCCAGCAATAGAGAGTAAATCTATCCGTTATCTCGAGACTGGATACCAACAAGAATTGACGTACAGGCATACAGATGGATCCTTCAGTGCTTTTGGAAAAACCGATCCAAGTGGTAGCACATG GCTCACAGCGTTCGTCGCAAAAtctttcaagcaagccgagaAGTACATCACGGTGGAGGAAAAAATTATTGCGGACGCACTGAAATGGCTTGCCGAAAAACAAGCGCCTAACGGAAGTTTTCCGGAAGTTGGAACCGTCAGTCATCGTGATATGCAAGGCGGAGCGGCCAAGGGTCTCGCTCTAACGGCTTACGTACTCAGCGCGTTTCTAGAAGTCGAG AACATCGAGGGTCGGTACCGTAACGTGATTTACAAGGGAGTGGACTACGTGGTGCGTAACATGCAGGGCATCGACGATAACTACGCTCTGAGCATCTGCACGTACGTTctgagcttagcgcggaatgcCTACGAGGACGAGGCTTTCAGACTACTGGATTCCAAAGCCACGACCAAGGACGAGCAGAAGTGGTGGAGCAAGCCGATACCCGAGGATGACAAGAAGAATCCCTGGTTCTCGCTCTCGAGGACGGTCGACGTCGAGATGACTTCCTACGCGCTGTTGGCATATCTCAGAAGGAATCAATTGTCTGATGCTGCGGCTATCATGAAGTGGCTTGTTAAGCAGAGGAACGCTGAGGGCGGATTTGCCTCTACGCAG GATACTGTTGTTGGATTGTATGCTCTGGCGAAATTGGGCGAAAAATTAAGAACGAATGTGTATGACGTACAAGTGAGGATAACGACTGACGTCGGAGAATCCAAGGAAATTAACATTAACTCTAGAAACTTCATGATTGTGCAAAAACACTTG CTTCTCAGTAGAACACGCGCGATCAACATTACTGCAACCGGAACTGGCTTCGCTCTTGTGCAAGTCGCGTCTCGCTATAATCTCAATGTAACCGGAGCATTTCCACTTTTCACTTTAGATCCTCAGGTCGACAAGATTTCTACCAATGACCACCTGCAACTTTCGATCTGTTCTGG ATTTATCCCAACAAAAGAAGCTAATGAGAGCAACATGGCTGTTATGGAAGTCAGCTTTCCATCAGGTTTTACCGTTGATCAAGATGCTTTGCCAAGTTTAGAGTTGTCGCAGAATGTCAAGAGAGTAGAAACTAAAAACGGCGACACGATGGTCGTTTTGTACTTTGACAAG ATGGTCCACGATAAGTCATACTGTCCAACCGTTTCCGCTTATAGGACGCACAAAGTAGCCAAGCAGAAGCCAGTTCCTGTATCAATTTACGATTACTACGATTCAT CGAGGCGAGCGCGAGTATTTTACGAACCAAAGATGACGACGCTCTGCGATATTTGCGAGGACGAGCAATGCGGCGACGTTTGCAGCATAAAGGCCGGCAAGCGCGAAGACGGAACCTTGCCATCTGTCTCTTCCAGCTCAACAACTCTCGGGAACTTCGCGCTTATCCTCGCGTGCGCTTATTATATCGCCCTGAACTCTCGCCGTTAG